A region of Clostridium acetobutylicum ATCC 824 DNA encodes the following proteins:
- the mtaB gene encoding tRNA (N(6)-L-threonylcarbamoyladenosine(37)-C(2))-methylthiotransferase MtaB: MKVAFITLGCRVNSYESEAMAEKFIKSGWEIVDNDEKADAYVINTCTVTNMGDRKSRQMISRARKANKDAVIAAVGCYSQVEPEKVAEIEGVDIVLGTKNKGDIIHYVNKFIEERNQIVNVKDVFTDKKFEDLNIDEYQDKTRAFLKIQDGCNRFCSYCLIPYARGGVCSKNPEKVIGEIKRLAEHGFKEIILSGIHIASYGDDLKGDWNLISIIEKAEQIDGIERIRIGSIEPRFFDEDTISKIKNMKKMCPHFHLSLQSGCTETLERMNRKYTAEEYKEIVYKLRENISDVSITTDVIVGFPGETDEEFEKTYDFLKEIELAKMHVFKYSPREGTKAAAMKNQINGNVKDKRSAELIELDKINEKKFMSKFLDREMDVLFEKKLEENEDLYEGYTPNYIKVVVKSSEDISRKILKVKLTEIQDEHLLGELILYK; encoded by the coding sequence ATGAAAGTTGCTTTTATTACTTTAGGATGCAGAGTTAACTCTTATGAAAGCGAGGCTATGGCTGAAAAGTTTATAAAATCCGGATGGGAAATTGTAGATAATGATGAAAAGGCAGATGCCTACGTAATAAATACATGTACTGTTACAAATATGGGTGACAGAAAATCCCGTCAGATGATAAGTAGAGCCAGAAAGGCTAATAAGGATGCTGTTATAGCTGCTGTAGGTTGCTATTCTCAAGTAGAGCCAGAAAAGGTTGCTGAAATTGAAGGTGTAGATATTGTTCTAGGAACAAAAAACAAAGGTGATATAATACACTATGTAAATAAATTTATAGAAGAAAGAAATCAAATAGTTAATGTAAAAGATGTATTTACAGATAAGAAATTTGAGGATTTAAATATAGATGAATATCAAGATAAGACTAGAGCTTTTCTTAAGATACAAGATGGATGCAATAGATTTTGCTCCTACTGCTTAATCCCATATGCAAGGGGTGGAGTATGTAGTAAAAATCCAGAAAAGGTTATAGGAGAAATTAAAAGGCTTGCGGAGCATGGTTTTAAGGAAATTATATTGTCAGGTATACATATAGCCTCTTATGGGGATGATTTAAAAGGTGATTGGAACTTAATCAGTATAATAGAGAAAGCAGAGCAAATTGATGGAATTGAAAGAATAAGAATAGGTTCCATAGAACCACGTTTTTTTGACGAGGATACAATAAGTAAAATAAAAAACATGAAAAAAATGTGCCCTCATTTTCACCTCTCACTTCAAAGTGGATGCACAGAAACACTGGAAAGAATGAACAGAAAGTACACAGCAGAAGAATATAAGGAAATAGTTTATAAACTTAGAGAAAACATAAGTGATGTATCTATAACTACAGATGTAATAGTAGGGTTTCCGGGAGAAACTGATGAAGAGTTTGAAAAAACTTACGATTTCCTTAAAGAAATTGAGCTTGCTAAGATGCATGTGTTTAAGTATTCTCCTAGAGAAGGAACTAAAGCTGCAGCTATGAAAAATCAGATAAATGGAAATGTAAAAGATAAAAGAAGTGCAGAACTTATTGAATTGGATAAAATAAATGAGAAAAAATTCATGTCTAAATTTTTAGACAGAGAAATGGACGTTTTATTTGAGAAAAAGCTTGAAGAAAATGAAGATTTGTATGAAGGATATACTCCTAATTATATAAAAGTAGTAGTAAAATCAAGTGAGGACATCTCAAGAAAAATACTTAAGGTTAAGCTCACAGAAATTCAGGATGAACATTTATTAGGAGAGTTGATTTTATATAAATAA
- a CDS encoding histidine triad nucleotide-binding protein, whose amino-acid sequence MDECIFCKIIKGEIPSSKVYEDEDVLAFNDISPAAPVHVLVIPKKHISSLNDINEENSKVIAHVFVVISKLAKELGIDEDGFRVVSNCGEAAGQTVHHVHFHLLGKKKFTWPPG is encoded by the coding sequence ATGGATGAGTGCATATTTTGCAAAATAATAAAAGGTGAAATACCATCCTCTAAAGTTTATGAGGATGAAGATGTGCTTGCTTTTAACGATATAAGTCCAGCCGCTCCTGTGCATGTACTTGTAATACCTAAAAAACATATATCTAGTTTAAATGATATAAATGAAGAAAATAGTAAAGTAATAGCACATGTATTTGTGGTTATATCAAAATTAGCTAAAGAACTTGGCATTGATGAAGATGGATTCAGGGTTGTTTCTAACTGTGGTGAAGCCGCAGGTCAAACAGTTCATCACGTACATTTTCATTTATTGGGCAAGAAAAAATTTACATGGCCACCAGGCTAA
- the rpsU gene encoding 30S ribosomal protein S21 produces the protein MSEIKVGENESLESALRRFKRKCARAGVLSEVRKREHYEKPSVKRKKKSEAARKRKFK, from the coding sequence ATGTCAGAAATAAAAGTTGGAGAAAATGAATCCTTAGAAAGTGCTTTAAGAAGATTTAAAAGAAAATGCGCTAGAGCAGGAGTTCTTTCAGAAGTAAGAAAGAGAGAACATTACGAAAAACCTAGTGTAAAAAGAAAGAAAAAATCTGAGGCTGCTAGAAAAAGAAAGTTTAAATAG
- a CDS encoding GatB/YqeY domain-containing protein → MSLKEKLQEDWKCALKSKDKFKANVISMAKAAILQVEKTDGVKLNDEDIIGVLAKEVKQRREALVEFEKGNRQDLVESANAEINILMSYLPQQLTEDEIRIIVKDAADSVGASNMKDMGKVMSALMSKVKGRADGSLVSKLVKEFLNNK, encoded by the coding sequence ATGTCCCTTAAAGAAAAACTTCAAGAGGACTGGAAATGTGCTCTTAAGAGCAAAGATAAATTTAAAGCTAATGTAATCAGTATGGCTAAAGCTGCTATTTTGCAGGTAGAAAAAACTGATGGCGTAAAACTTAATGATGAAGATATTATTGGAGTTTTAGCAAAAGAAGTTAAACAAAGACGCGAAGCTTTAGTTGAGTTTGAAAAAGGTAATAGGCAGGATTTAGTTGAAAGTGCTAATGCCGAAATTAATATTTTAATGAGTTACCTTCCTCAGCAGTTGACTGAAGATGAAATTAGAATTATAGTTAAGGATGCAGCAGATAGCGTTGGTGCTAGTAACATGAAGGACATGGGAAAAGTCATGTCGGCTTTAATGTCAAAAGTTAAAGGGCGCGCAGATGGTTCCTTGGTAAGTAAACTTGTAAAAGAGTTTTTAAATAATAAATAA
- the yqfC gene encoding sporulation protein YqfC: MNKKRIYKFRRFLARKLDFPSDAVMYTPRINISVTGDEEITIENYRGIVEFSDENIKVNTEVGTISIDGKNFEIVFISGSTIILGGKFKTIAYGGDKNEA, from the coding sequence ATGAATAAAAAAAGAATATATAAATTTAGAAGATTTTTGGCAAGAAAGCTTGATTTTCCAAGTGATGCTGTAATGTATACTCCTAGAATAAACATATCTGTAACTGGAGATGAGGAAATAACTATTGAAAACTACAGAGGAATTGTTGAATTTTCAGATGAAAATATAAAAGTAAATACTGAGGTTGGCACTATATCTATAGATGGCAAAAATTTTGAAATAGTTTTTATAAGTGGGAGCACTATAATTTTAGGAGGAAAATTTAAAACCATTGCTTATGGGGGTGATAAAAATGAAGCTTAA
- the yqfD gene encoding sporulation protein YqfD, translated as MKLKFESFKNTYVVVEVRTANIEKFINLLWRNKIEVMSMIRVNANLIRFKVALKNYRKTIKLVKAVKGKIKVIERHGTGFLFFRIRNRLSILVGIAAFIACVFYLSTFIWQIDIVTEKNIAPYDVRQDLREIGVQPGMKKSSLDVYKIEEKLMQKNNNIMWARVRVYGSKLKVKIVERQEIPDVKPNNEARDVLAKKSGQILRVYTTSGTAIVKAGDVVKKGQVLIKGEAGQDDKVYKVHADGSIIAKTFNENIAKVMLTTHIRKRTGKKVQNYYVRIGNKKFYLKKSENKFNKYDKIVDDKCFGGRETYYEVDDKVVKKDKDAIVKETANKMYDKMKENYDMNIKVLDKIVDSNVEGNICTVRLVVVCEEDIADN; from the coding sequence ATGAAGCTTAAATTTGAGAGCTTTAAAAATACTTATGTTGTGGTTGAAGTGAGAACAGCTAACATTGAAAAATTTATAAACTTGCTTTGGAGAAATAAAATAGAAGTTATGAGTATGATAAGAGTTAATGCAAACCTTATTAGGTTTAAGGTTGCATTAAAAAACTATAGAAAAACGATAAAATTAGTTAAAGCGGTTAAAGGAAAAATAAAAGTAATAGAAAGACATGGTACTGGTTTTTTGTTTTTTAGAATAAGGAATAGACTTTCTATTTTAGTTGGAATAGCTGCATTTATAGCTTGTGTATTTTATTTATCTACATTTATATGGCAAATAGATATAGTTACAGAAAAGAATATAGCACCTTATGATGTTAGACAGGATTTAAGAGAAATAGGGGTACAACCAGGGATGAAAAAGAGCAGCCTAGATGTGTACAAGATTGAAGAAAAATTGATGCAGAAAAACAACAATATAATGTGGGCTAGAGTTAGGGTTTACGGATCTAAACTCAAGGTAAAGATTGTTGAAAGACAAGAAATTCCTGATGTAAAACCCAATAATGAAGCTAGAGATGTATTAGCAAAAAAATCAGGGCAAATACTTAGAGTATATACAACCTCAGGTACTGCAATCGTCAAGGCCGGAGATGTTGTTAAAAAGGGTCAAGTTCTTATAAAGGGAGAAGCAGGACAAGATGATAAGGTATATAAGGTTCATGCAGACGGAAGTATAATAGCTAAAACTTTTAATGAGAACATAGCTAAGGTAATGCTAACAACACATATAAGGAAGAGGACAGGCAAAAAGGTTCAAAATTATTATGTGCGAATAGGAAATAAGAAATTTTATTTGAAAAAAAGTGAAAATAAATTTAATAAATATGATAAAATAGTAGATGACAAATGCTTCGGTGGAAGGGAAACATATTACGAAGTTGATGATAAGGTTGTTAAAAAAGATAAAGATGCTATCGTAAAAGAGACAGCCAACAAAATGTATGATAAAATGAAGGAAAATTATGATATGAATATTAAAGTATTGGATAAAATAGTTGATTCAAATGTAGAAGGGAATATATGTACAGTAAGACTTGTAGTAGTCTGTGAAGAAGATATAGCAGATAATTAA
- the ybeY gene encoding rRNA maturation RNase YbeY: protein MIYIDNRQNSITVDENLQNTIREVIDYALKEEGMKISYEVSVIFVDNETIREINRENREVDKVTDVLSFPMLEYGEGKVFKDIYEECDFEDEYFDEGNLVLGDIALSLERAEEQSKEYGHSFLREAAYLTVHSVLHLMGYDHMVDEDKIKMRKREEEILSHFDINR from the coding sequence ATGATTTACATAGATAATAGGCAGAACAGTATTACTGTAGATGAAAATTTGCAAAATACTATAAGAGAAGTTATAGACTATGCACTCAAAGAAGAAGGTATGAAAATATCTTATGAGGTTTCGGTAATATTTGTAGATAATGAAACTATAAGAGAAATAAATAGAGAGAACAGAGAAGTTGATAAGGTTACAGATGTGCTTTCGTTTCCTATGCTTGAGTATGGTGAAGGGAAGGTTTTTAAAGATATATACGAAGAGTGTGATTTTGAAGACGAATATTTTGATGAAGGCAATCTTGTGTTAGGAGATATTGCGCTATCTCTTGAAAGAGCTGAGGAGCAGAGTAAAGAGTATGGACATTCGTTTTTAAGAGAAGCTGCATACTTAACAGTTCATTCCGTTCTTCACCTTATGGGATATGATCACATGGTTGATGAAGATAAAATAAAAATGAGAAAAAGAGAAGAAGAAATATTGAGTCATTTTGATATAAATAGATAA
- a CDS encoding diacylglycerol kinase: protein MKPKKLVDSFNHALEGIIYAVRTQQNVRIDLIAALVILTMCFFTNLTRVELLIITITITMVISAELMNTAIEATIDLTSNYYHPLAKIAKDVAAGAVVVTAINAVIVGFIVFWDKLEPVTNHVIYKIKNSNPYMIFVILVIVCILTLIIKAIFGEGTPLRGGMPSGHSTIAFSLATIITLISPQPVVIILSYFLAVIVAQSRVDSKVHSSLEVVCGAVFGFLATLLLFKLFH, encoded by the coding sequence ATGAAACCTAAAAAATTAGTAGATAGTTTCAATCATGCACTTGAGGGTATAATTTATGCAGTTAGGACACAACAAAATGTTAGAATTGATTTGATTGCGGCTCTTGTAATACTTACTATGTGTTTTTTTACAAATTTGACAAGAGTAGAACTTTTAATTATAACAATAACAATAACAATGGTAATAAGTGCTGAACTCATGAATACGGCTATAGAAGCCACGATAGATTTAACATCCAACTATTACCATCCTCTGGCTAAAATTGCAAAGGATGTAGCGGCAGGAGCTGTTGTGGTAACAGCTATTAATGCTGTTATAGTTGGATTTATTGTATTTTGGGATAAGCTTGAGCCAGTTACAAACCATGTTATATATAAGATAAAAAATTCAAATCCGTATATGATATTTGTTATTTTGGTGATAGTATGTATACTTACTCTTATAATAAAGGCTATTTTTGGAGAAGGAACTCCTTTAAGAGGAGGAATGCCAAGTGGTCATAGCACCATAGCTTTTTCATTAGCAACAATAATAACATTGATATCACCTCAGCCTGTAGTTATAATACTAAGCTACTTTTTAGCTGTAATAGTTGCACAGAGCAGGGTGGATTCAAAAGTACACTCTTCACTTGAAGTTGTATGTGGTGCGGTTTTTGGATTTTTAGCTACACTTTTGTTATTCAAACTGTTTCACTAG
- the era gene encoding GTPase Era, with translation MFKSGFVTIIGRPNVGKSTLLNHIMGEKLSIVSSKPQTTRNNIQTILTGEEYQIVFVDTPGMHNPRHKLGEYMVKVAKESMNEVDVALFVTTPDVEVKRGDLHILEQLKSAKVPVFLVVNKIDETTEERLAATLKNYSEAFEFQEIIPISAQKGKNVDKLIELMVKHLNEGPKYYPDDMIIDKQERFIIAEIIREKALRFLSQEVPHGIAVEILQMKEENEKYKIEATIMCEKDSHKGIIIGKGGEMLKKISQSARKSAEKFLDKRVNMKIWVKVKKDWRDSPFVLGELGYKAPKK, from the coding sequence ATGTTTAAATCAGGATTTGTAACAATAATTGGAAGACCGAATGTTGGAAAATCTACTTTACTTAATCATATTATGGGGGAGAAATTATCTATAGTTTCCTCAAAGCCACAAACTACTAGAAATAATATACAAACAATACTTACAGGTGAGGAATATCAAATTGTCTTTGTAGATACTCCTGGAATGCATAACCCAAGGCATAAGCTTGGTGAGTATATGGTGAAGGTTGCTAAGGAATCTATGAACGAGGTTGATGTAGCTTTATTCGTTACTACACCTGATGTGGAAGTTAAAAGAGGAGATTTACATATACTAGAGCAGCTGAAGTCAGCAAAGGTTCCAGTTTTTCTTGTTGTGAATAAAATTGACGAGACAACGGAAGAAAGACTTGCAGCAACTTTAAAAAATTATTCCGAGGCTTTTGAGTTTCAAGAGATAATACCAATATCAGCACAAAAAGGAAAAAATGTAGATAAATTAATAGAACTTATGGTAAAACACTTGAATGAAGGTCCTAAATATTATCCTGATGATATGATAATAGATAAGCAGGAGAGGTTTATAATAGCAGAGATAATAAGGGAAAAAGCACTTAGGTTTTTATCTCAGGAAGTACCACATGGAATAGCTGTCGAGATTCTTCAAATGAAGGAAGAAAATGAAAAATATAAAATCGAAGCAACTATAATGTGCGAAAAAGATTCTCATAAAGGAATTATTATTGGAAAAGGCGGAGAAATGCTTAAGAAAATATCTCAATCTGCAAGAAAGAGCGCGGAGAAGTTTCTAGATAAAAGGGTTAACATGAAAATATGGGTTAAGGTTAAAAAGGATTGGAGAGATAGTCCTTTTGTACTAGGTGAGCTTGGATATAAAGCGCCTAAAAAATAA
- the recO gene encoding DNA repair protein RecO, translating into MALFKSRGVVLKSQDINENDKIIWIFTEKMGKISVIARGAKKNRSKYLPITINFCFGNFVFFKGKSMFSLNEGEIIDSFQEFLSDFDTLTYCSYLCELIDISMAEGESNRDLFKEFVSTFYLIKNKVGDIETLSRAFELKLLRYTGYNLNLDYCSKCKKRINSASYISYKYYGGICGDCSKEGGMSVTPAAYSSLNYLSKLPIEKVYRVNLNDNIKNEMFEILRGFISQNYAKIPKSLDLLNIIKEE; encoded by the coding sequence CTGGCTTTATTTAAAAGTAGAGGAGTAGTTCTAAAAAGTCAGGATATAAATGAAAATGACAAAATTATATGGATTTTTACAGAGAAGATGGGTAAAATATCTGTAATAGCTCGAGGAGCAAAGAAAAACAGAAGCAAATATCTCCCTATTACAATAAACTTTTGTTTTGGAAACTTTGTGTTTTTTAAGGGAAAGAGTATGTTTTCTTTAAATGAAGGAGAAATAATTGACTCCTTTCAAGAATTTTTGAGTGATTTTGATACTTTAACTTACTGCTCATATCTATGCGAACTTATAGATATTTCTATGGCAGAGGGAGAAAGCAATAGAGATCTATTCAAAGAATTTGTAAGTACCTTTTACCTAATAAAAAACAAGGTTGGAGATATAGAAACTTTATCTCGAGCGTTTGAACTAAAACTTCTAAGGTATACAGGATATAATTTGAATTTAGACTATTGTTCAAAGTGTAAAAAAAGAATCAATTCAGCTTCTTATATAAGTTACAAGTATTATGGTGGGATATGCGGCGATTGTTCTAAGGAAGGAGGAATGTCAGTTACCCCTGCGGCATATAGCAGCTTAAACTACTTAAGCAAATTACCTATAGAAAAAGTATATAGGGTTAATTTAAACGACAACATAAAGAATGAGATGTTTGAAATATTAAGGGGATTTATAAGTCAAAACTATGCTAAGATACCTAAAAGTCTAGATTTATTGAATATAATAAAAGAGGAGTGA
- a CDS encoding DUF4342 domain-containing protein — MEEITLEKVDIIKERTGVTYTEAKEALEASEGNVIDALIYIENNTKSRKDNLYETKDEFVQWIKDTMNKGNVSRIRVKKDDRVILDIPVAAGVAGGVIAGAVWAPSLAIMFLTAVFAKVTVEITKQDGSVEVVNKVVKNTVSDVKDKINEVKDKVMNKKSDDKTNTDNAYQYTVKFDEVDGNNDNSNNNNNNNQGQQ; from the coding sequence ATGGAGGAAATAACTTTAGAAAAGGTTGATATTATAAAAGAGAGAACTGGAGTTACATATACTGAAGCTAAGGAAGCACTTGAGGCTTCAGAAGGTAATGTAATTGATGCTCTAATATATATTGAGAACAATACTAAATCTCGCAAAGATAATCTTTATGAAACAAAGGATGAATTTGTTCAGTGGATTAAAGATACTATGAACAAAGGCAATGTTTCAAGAATAAGAGTAAAAAAAGATGATAGAGTTATATTAGATATACCGGTGGCAGCTGGAGTTGCTGGTGGTGTTATAGCTGGAGCTGTATGGGCCCCATCACTTGCAATAATGTTTCTTACAGCTGTATTTGCAAAGGTAACAGTAGAAATAACAAAACAAGATGGTTCAGTAGAAGTTGTAAATAAAGTTGTGAAAAACACTGTTTCAGATGTAAAAGATAAAATAAACGAAGTAAAAGACAAGGTAATGAATAAGAAGTCTGATGACAAAACTAACACAGATAACGCTTACCAGTATACAGTTAAATTTGATGAGGTAGATGGTAATAACGACAACAGTAACAATAATAACAATAATAATCAAGGTCAACAATAA
- a CDS encoding CotS family spore coat protein — MIEKTNPSHILLPEDSIKKYILPKYNLQDAEILQIKFKDTEKQRAVYKLTLGSKKYCLKKVYYDKGELLFVYSTTEWFFRHGINVTRILPTLDNSRFVIYSGMIFILMPWIDGLKCNYDKKEDLFKASKNLAHMHKCSQKFFSIQGSSIRYGFEHIYLSNKKHFEQILSFFNKAYEINDSFSKIALNNCDLCIKLSKIALNASSRIESRNFKKSLCHLDYVNKNIIFDKNNDIWVIDFDKCKFDYSVHDISYFMRRIMKRDNTRWNSELLINMLNVYEQINPLNLDEYLYILSYLVFPQKFWKICKDYYNNLSRCNKAAFINLIKSTTKYSELHLKFAYNFSNYIEGKFNVSLNL, encoded by the coding sequence GTGATTGAAAAAACTAATCCCTCACATATTCTTCTTCCGGAGGATTCAATAAAAAAATATATATTACCAAAATATAATCTTCAAGATGCGGAAATATTACAAATTAAATTTAAAGATACTGAAAAACAAAGGGCTGTGTATAAACTAACTTTAGGTTCTAAAAAATACTGCTTGAAAAAAGTATACTATGATAAAGGAGAGCTTCTATTTGTATATTCAACTACTGAATGGTTTTTTAGGCACGGCATTAATGTAACAAGAATTCTACCTACACTTGATAACTCACGTTTTGTAATATATTCAGGAATGATTTTTATACTTATGCCCTGGATTGATGGACTAAAGTGCAACTACGATAAAAAAGAAGATCTATTTAAAGCTTCTAAGAATTTAGCTCACATGCATAAGTGTTCTCAAAAGTTTTTCTCCATACAAGGTAGCTCCATAAGATACGGTTTTGAACATATATATTTATCAAACAAAAAACATTTTGAACAGATACTATCCTTTTTTAATAAAGCTTATGAAATAAACGACTCTTTTTCTAAAATTGCACTTAATAATTGCGACCTATGTATAAAGCTTTCTAAAATAGCTTTAAATGCTTCTTCTAGAATAGAAAGCAGAAACTTCAAAAAAAGTTTATGTCATTTAGATTATGTTAACAAAAATATAATCTTTGACAAAAACAATGATATTTGGGTAATAGACTTCGATAAGTGTAAATTTGATTATTCTGTTCATGATATATCATACTTTATGAGAAGAATAATGAAGAGAGATAATACTAGATGGAATAGTGAGCTATTAATAAATATGCTAAATGTTTACGAACAAATAAACCCATTGAACCTTGACGAATACCTGTATATATTATCCTATTTGGTTTTCCCACAAAAATTTTGGAAAATATGCAAAGATTATTATAACAATTTAAGCCGATGCAATAAAGCAGCCTTCATAAATCTTATAAAAAGCACTACAAAATACAGTGAGCTTCATCTAAAATTTGCTTATAATTTTTCCAATTATATAGAGGGAAAATTTAACGTAAGCCTAAACTTGTGA
- the dnaG gene encoding DNA primase has protein sequence MECLIIAEDIIQKVKDLNDIVDIVSEKVKLKRTGRNYSGLCPFHHEKTPSFSVSQDKQIYKCFGCGEAGNVITFVMKTKNFSFVEAVKYLADKVNITIDDNKDKYYAKNKEKYDKLYSMNVEAARYFFRNLDSNSKAKKYFLDRGINQKTMRRFGLGYAKDDWRQLLSFMKSKGYTELELIEAGLIVQKNKAVYDRFRNRVIFPVFDYKGKVIGFGGRVLDDSKPKYLNSPETKIFKKGTNLYGLNFAVKNNIGDTIIIVEGYMDCISLHQYGINNVVASLGTALTKDQAKLLKRYASKVVISYDADTAGQAATLRGFDILREAGFDIKIIKIPDGKDPDEFVRKNGKEAFMRLVENAVSIIDYRINRAFENVNLKDSESVIKYVKDISEIIEELDPVEKDVYIKKISDKTGIREQAIYDLISTDIQKSGNNIEKMNKNSNYGQNLYVESAHVKSERYLLRLMIEHKDIRSYIESKISADDLIMESHKKIYNIILNFEDNLSSDLKSKFGFIESRCDDGESSSEIVKIEEQNIMLSENNVKDLVDDFITNIKKFRLEESKKKIMSEIKGLEEKGLFDETIELIKRMEEIQNQLDNL, from the coding sequence GTGGAATGTCTTATTATAGCTGAAGATATAATTCAAAAAGTAAAAGATTTAAATGATATAGTGGATATTGTATCTGAAAAGGTAAAGCTTAAACGTACAGGACGTAATTATTCGGGGCTTTGCCCATTTCATCATGAAAAAACACCGTCATTTAGTGTATCTCAGGATAAACAAATATATAAATGCTTTGGATGTGGAGAAGCAGGAAATGTTATAACTTTTGTAATGAAGACTAAAAACTTTTCTTTTGTAGAGGCGGTAAAATACCTTGCGGACAAAGTTAACATTACTATAGACGATAATAAAGATAAGTACTATGCAAAAAATAAAGAGAAATATGACAAATTGTATAGTATGAATGTTGAAGCAGCCAGGTATTTTTTTAGAAATTTAGATTCTAATTCAAAAGCAAAAAAATATTTTTTGGATAGAGGAATTAATCAAAAAACCATGAGAAGGTTTGGACTTGGATATGCTAAGGATGACTGGAGACAGCTTCTAAGTTTTATGAAATCTAAGGGGTATACAGAATTAGAACTTATTGAAGCAGGACTTATAGTACAGAAAAATAAAGCTGTCTATGATAGGTTTCGAAATAGGGTTATATTTCCTGTATTTGACTATAAAGGCAAGGTTATAGGGTTTGGAGGTAGAGTTTTAGATGATTCTAAACCAAAATATTTAAACTCTCCAGAAACCAAGATATTTAAAAAAGGAACTAACCTTTATGGACTAAATTTTGCAGTGAAAAATAATATAGGGGATACAATTATAATTGTAGAGGGATACATGGATTGTATATCTCTTCATCAATATGGTATAAATAACGTTGTGGCTTCGCTTGGAACAGCACTTACGAAAGATCAGGCAAAGTTGTTAAAGAGATATGCTAGTAAAGTGGTAATATCATATGACGCTGATACGGCTGGTCAGGCTGCTACACTTAGAGGGTTTGATATATTAAGAGAAGCAGGATTTGATATAAAAATAATAAAAATCCCAGATGGTAAAGATCCAGATGAATTTGTGAGAAAAAATGGTAAAGAGGCTTTTATGAGGCTTGTAGAGAATGCTGTTTCAATTATAGACTACAGGATAAATAGGGCCTTTGAAAACGTCAATTTGAAGGATAGCGAAAGTGTTATAAAATATGTTAAGGATATTTCGGAAATAATCGAAGAGTTAGATCCAGTAGAGAAAGATGTCTATATCAAGAAAATTTCAGATAAAACGGGAATAAGAGAACAAGCAATTTATGATTTGATTAGTACTGATATTCAGAAAAGTGGCAATAACATTGAAAAAATGAATAAAAATAGCAATTATGGACAAAATTTATATGTGGAATCCGCACACGTTAAATCCGAAAGATATTTACTTAGATTAATGATTGAACATAAAGATATACGCAGTTATATAGAGTCCAAAATTAGTGCGGACGATTTAATAATGGAAAGCCATAAAAAAATATATAACATTATATTGAATTTTGAAGATAATTTAAGTAGTGATCTAAAATCTAAATTTGGTTTTATTGAATCAAGATGTGATGATGGGGAAAGTTCCTCTGAAATTGTAAAGATAGAAGAACAGAATATAATGCTTTCAGAAAACAATGTTAAAGATCTTGTAGATGATTTTATTACAAACATTAAAAAATTTAGATTAGAGGAGTCAAAAAAGAAGATTATGAGTGAAATTAAAGGCCTTGAAGAAAAGGGATTGTTTGATGAGACCATTGAACTTATCAAAAGAATGGAAGAAATACAAAATCAGTTAGACAATCTATAG